The following coding sequences lie in one Silene latifolia isolate original U9 population chromosome 5, ASM4854445v1, whole genome shotgun sequence genomic window:
- the LOC141657336 gene encoding alpha-L-arabinofuranosidase 1-like, giving the protein MVSLKPAYCFLLCLLLGAWTVCHSYDIEKIKQNQTAVLFVNTSAAIRTIPDTLFGIFFEEINHAGSGGLWAELVSNTGFEAGGQHTPSNIKPWSKIGDDTTVVVSTDLSSCFERNKVALRMDVLCDKDGANVCPSGGVGIYNPGYWGMNIEGGKKYKVVFYVRSLDSIDVTVSLTSSNGLEVLASSNLVADASTVTNWTKMEVVLEAKSSNTNSRLQLTTSKKGVLWFDQVSAMPTDTYKGHGFRKDLFEKLVGLEPRFIRFPGGCFVEGEWLRNAFRWKETVGPWENRPGHFGDVWNYWTDDGIGYFEFLQLAEDLGAAPIWVINNGISHQDEVETANILPFVQEMLDSIEFARGDPSSQWGSLRAAMGHPEPFDLKYIAIGNEDCGKQYYRANYLKFYDALKKAYPDIQAISNCDASSTPLDHPADLYDFHIYTSANDMFAKTHKFDNARRSGPKAFVSEYAVTEKKDVGTGSLLAAIAEAAFLIGIEKNSDVVEMASYAPLFVNINDRRWNPDAIVYNASHVYGTPSYWMQQFFTKSSGATLLNTTIQATVSSLVASAISWKNATDNKSYVTIKIVNFGSSYVDLKLSLGLNKDAVQFDGLKRTVLTSSNVMDENSLDNPMKVSPSSSRFDLSGKDSNIKLGPYSFTSFDLVQQEASHLVMTETDSYLKSSI; this is encoded by the exons ATGGTTTCATTGAAGCCTGCATATTGTTTCCTACTATGCCTATTGTTAGGAGCATGGACTGTGTGTCATTCTTATGATATTGAAAAAATTAAGCAGAACCAAACTGCAGTACTCTTCGTCAACACGTCAGCAGCAATCAGGACTATTCCTGATACATTGTTTGGAATATTTTTCGAG GAGATCAATCACGCGGGATCTGGTGGACTTTGGGCTGAACTGGTTAGCAACACAG GATTTGAAGCTGGTGGTCAGCATACTCCATCAAACATCAAACCTTGGTCAAAAATTGGAGATGATACAACTGTAGTTGTTTCAACTGACCTTTCCTCGTGTTTTGAACGTAACAAAGTGGCACTTCGGATGGATGTTTTATGTGATAAAGATGGTGCCAACGTTTGTCCCAGTGGCGGTGTAGGAATTTATAACCCTGGATATTGGGGGATG AACATTGAGGGAGGGAAGAAGTATAAAGTAGTATTCTATGTTCGGTCACTAGACTCAATTGATGTTACCGTGTCATTAACAAGCTCTAATGGACTGGAAGTGCTCGCTAGCAGCAATCTGGT TGCTGATGCAAGTACTGTCACGAATTGGACAAAGATGGAGGTCGTGTTAGAAGCTAAAAGTTCAAATACAAATTCAAGGCTTCAACTGACAACAAGCAAGAAAGGAGTATTGTGGTTTGACCAAGTTTCAGCAATGCCAACAGATACCTATAAG GGGCATGGATTCCGCAAGGACCTCTTTGAAAAGCTTGTTGGTTTGGAACCTCGATTCATCAGATTCCCAG GTGGTTGTTTTGTTGAAGGCGAATGGCTGAGAAATGCTTTTCGCTGGAAAGAAACAGTTGGACCATGGGAGAATAGACCTGGACATTTTGGTGATGTTTGGAATTACTGGACTGACGATGGAATTGGTTATTTTGAATTCCTCCAA TTGGCTGAAGACCTGGGTGCGGCTCCAATATGGGTAATTAATAACG GAATCAGTCATCAAGATGAAGTCGAAACAGCCAATATTTTACCTTTTGTCCAA GAAATGCTCGACAGCATTGAGTTTGCTAGAGGTGATCCTTCTTCTCAATGGGGGTCTCTTCGAGCTGCAATGGGGCACCCGGAACCCTTTGATCTAAAATATATTGCTATTGGTAATGAAGATTGTGGGAAACAATATTATCGAG CAAATTACCTCAAGTTTTACGATGCTTTGAAGAAAGCCTATCCAGACATCCAAGCTATCTCAAATTGTGATGCTTCATCGACTCCTTTGGATCATCCAGCTGATCTCTATGACTTTCAT ATATATACTTCTGCCAATGATATGTTCGCTAAGACTCATAAGTTTGACAATGCCCGACGTAGTGGCCCAAAG GCTTTTGTGAGTGAATACGCTGTAACtgaaaaaaaagatgttggaACAGGAAGTCTTCTAGCTGCGATCGCTGAAGCTGCTTTCCTTATTGGCATAGAAAAGAATAG TGATGTTGTTGAGATGGCAAGCTACGCTCCTCTCTTTGTAAATATTAATGACAGACG ATGGAATCCCGATGCTATTGTTTACAATGCTTCCCATGTGTATGGTACTCCAAGCTATTGGATGCAACAGTTTTTCACAAAATCTAGTGGAGCAACTCTTCTTAACACCACGATTCAAGCAACTGTCTCTTCATTAGTTGCCTCTGCAATAAGTTGGAAAAATGCAACCGACAACAAGAGTTACGTCACCATTAAG ATTGTGAATTTCGGAAGTAGCTATGTGGATCTGAAGCTCTCCCTTGGGTTGAATAAAGACGCTGTACAATTCGACGGATTAAAGAGGACCGTTCTAACCTCTTCAAATGTGATGGATGAAAATTCCCTTGACAATCCCATGAAG GTAAGTCCATCTTCAAGTAGATTTGATTTGAGCG